From Helicobacter sp. MIT 21-1697, a single genomic window includes:
- the rnhA gene encoding ribonuclease HI, which produces MKQVTLYCDGSSLGNPGAGGWCGILSFDDKQKILRGGQAHTTNNRMELLAVIESLKALNQPCIVNVYSDSRYVCDGINVWLKSWVSKQFKNVKNPDLWQLYLQVSSPHQVIAHWVKGHSGVPQNELCDKLAKESAQLYLNKGISDE; this is translated from the coding sequence ATGAAGCAAGTTACTCTTTATTGTGATGGTAGCTCACTTGGGAATCCCGGTGCTGGTGGCTGGTGTGGCATACTTTCTTTTGATGATAAACAAAAAATTCTTAGAGGTGGGCAAGCTCATACAACAAATAATCGTATGGAACTCCTTGCAGTCATAGAATCTCTCAAGGCTCTTAATCAGCCCTGTATTGTAAATGTATATAGTGATTCACGCTATGTGTGCGATGGTATCAATGTGTGGCTTAAATCGTGGGTTTCCAAGCAATTTAAAAATGTTAAAAATCCTGATTTATGGCAATTATATTTGCAAGTTTCATCACCTCATCAAGTGATTGCACATTGGGTAAAGGGACACTCTGGAGTGCCACAAAATGAGCTATGTGATAAACTCGCCAAAGAAAGTGCGCAACTTTATTTAAATAAAGGAATTTCCGATGAATAA
- a CDS encoding peptidyl-prolyl cis-trans isomerase, translating to MKNIIGVCLLCACVLNTYGEVIAGVAIRVNGHAITLYEIASLQSRLKISKQAAIDMLINERLKDDEIERFKISIEDFKIDEEIALLAANANLSKEEFLRKATHTMSLQEYRSQIKKQLQTKELMQRILASNISISSEDELLSYYTHHKKEFLIPSQVRVVRYFAQSDNALQKAIQSPKQNIRGVQKVNETIALSSLNPQIAQVFMHTPNNEFTPVLTTGGNGFVSFLVKERLGESPINFEEAKPLINQKIMAQKEQSIITEHFNKIRSSANIITLRE from the coding sequence ATGAAAAATATCATTGGAGTATGTCTGCTCTGTGCGTGTGTGTTAAACACATATGGGGAAGTTATCGCTGGAGTAGCCATACGCGTGAATGGACACGCTATCACTTTATATGAAATTGCCTCTTTGCAATCGCGTCTTAAAATCTCCAAACAAGCCGCCATTGATATGCTCATCAATGAGCGATTAAAAGATGATGAAATTGAACGTTTTAAAATCAGCATTGAAGATTTTAAGATTGATGAAGAGATTGCTCTACTTGCTGCAAATGCTAATTTAAGCAAAGAGGAGTTTCTTAGAAAAGCCACACATACGATGAGCCTACAAGAATACCGCTCACAGATTAAAAAACAACTCCAAACTAAAGAACTTATGCAAAGAATCCTTGCTTCCAATATTAGCATTTCAAGCGAAGATGAGCTTTTAAGCTATTATACACACCATAAAAAAGAATTTTTGATTCCATCACAGGTGCGTGTAGTGCGTTATTTTGCTCAAAGCGATAATGCATTACAAAAGGCAATACAATCACCTAAACAAAATATTCGCGGCGTGCAAAAAGTAAATGAAACTATTGCTCTTTCTTCTTTGAATCCTCAAATTGCTCAAGTATTTATGCACACGCCAAATAATGAATTTACACCTGTGCTTACTACCGGTGGCAATGGTTTTGTGAGTTTTTTGGTCAAGGAGCGTTTGGGTGAAAGCCCTATTAACTTTGAGGAAGCAAAGCCTCTTATCAACCAAAAAATTATGGCACAAAAAGAGCAATCTATTATCACTGAACACTTTAATAAAATCCGCTCTAGTGCCAATATTATAACACTTAGGGAATAA
- a CDS encoding DUF2716 domain-containing protein: MIKSILSKRAQLRQERFYKDRLIVPHQNYEVLGEEETKFMNKKIGFDMRPHWRFLQFPDSLPYIVYIADFDKVNHKVLQEKMPHIFAKVLDKYAITSLKLYPQSESERQQNEIIVLDWQHSCYAYYPKKPNGEYFPYYDEAQEYYVGNPYYEANEYVNYYFPTFYPDGDHYAFFKYDTRSKQSAFGMVGIFDFKSKGKKTTITIFGEHFIKQMRHYDEKLFGFEIVEMVGIIHTKL, encoded by the coding sequence TTGATTAAGAGCATATTGAGTAAAAGGGCACAACTTAGACAAGAGAGATTTTATAAAGATAGACTTATCGTGCCTCATCAAAATTATGAAGTGCTAGGCGAAGAAGAAACGAAGTTTATGAATAAAAAAATTGGCTTTGATATGAGACCACATTGGCGATTTTTGCAATTTCCAGATTCTCTACCTTATATCGTTTATATTGCGGATTTTGATAAAGTCAATCATAAAGTCCTCCAAGAAAAAATGCCACATATTTTTGCGAAAGTTTTGGATAAATATGCAATTACAAGTTTAAAATTATATCCACAAAGCGAGAGTGAAAGGCAGCAAAATGAAATCATTGTGCTTGATTGGCAACATTCTTGCTATGCTTATTATCCTAAAAAGCCTAATGGAGAGTATTTTCCATATTATGATGAGGCACAAGAGTATTATGTAGGTAATCCATACTATGAAGCAAATGAATATGTGAATTATTACTTTCCTACATTTTATCCAGATGGCGACCACTACGCTTTTTTCAAATATGATACAAGGAGCAAACAATCTGCCTTTGGTATGGTGGGCATATTTGATTTTAAAAGTAAGGGCAAAAAGACTACAATTACAATTTTTGGCGAACATTTTATAAAACAAATGCGTCATTATGATGAAAAACTCTTTGGTTTTGAAATTGTA